The DNA region GCGCCCGTCAGTCAGGCCGTCGTCGCGGACAACGGCCTGACCGCTGGCCAGGATCAGGCAGCGGCCGCCTCGATGGCGGCGGCGATGGCGCGAGCCCACTTGTCGGCCAGTTCGGCGGCATCGGCTTCGACCATCACCCGCACCACCGGTTCGGTCCCGCTCGGGCGCAATACCACCCGGCCATGACCGGCCAGTGCGGTTTCTGCCTGAGCCAAGGTCTCCTGTGCCGCCTGCTTCCAGTCCTGGCCTTTGAGGCGGACGTTGATCAGGGTCTGCGGGAAGGGCTGCCAGTCGGCACAGATACCGGCCAGATCGGCGGACAGCTCGCGCAGGCTGTTGAGTACCTGCAGGGCGGAAATGATGCCATCGCCGGTGCTGTGCTTGTCCAGACACAGGATGTGACCGGAAGCTTCGCCGCCGACCTGCCAGCCATTGGCGTGCAGCATCTCCAGCACGTAGCGGTCACCCACCTTGGCCCGGCCGAATTCGACGCCCTGCTTCTTCAGTGCCAGCTCCATGCCCAGATTGGTCATCACGGTACCGGCAATGCCACCCTTGAGTTCACCCCGCGCAGCCCGCGCCTTGGCGATCACATAGATCAGCTGGTCGCCGTCATAAACCCGCCCCGTGCGGTCCACCATCATCAGGCGGTCGCCATCGCCATCCAGCGCGATGCCGAAGTCGGCCTCGTGCTGCAGCACGGCCGCCTGCAGGGTCTTGGTATGGGTGGCCCCTACCTTGTCGTTAATGTTGTAGCCGTTCGGCTCGCCACCGATGACGATGACCTCGGCGCCCAGTTCGTGGAACACCTTGGGGGCAATGTGGTAGGTCGCGCCATGGGCGCAGTCGACCACCAGCTTGAGGCCCCTCAGATCGCGATCATTGGGGAAGCTGCTCTTGCAGAATTCGATATAGCGCTCGGCCGCGCCTTCAATGCGACGGGCACGTCCCAGCCCGGTCGAGGGCTTGGTTTCCAGCGGCTCGTCCAGCATGGCTTCAATTTCCAGCTCAATGCGGTCATCCAGCTTGATGCCGCCTTCGGCGAAGAACTTGATGCCGTTATCGTGGAAGGGGTTGTGCGAGGCCGAGATCATGACCCCGGCCGACAAACGCAATGCGCGTGTCAGGTAGGCAATGCCCGGGGTCGGCAGCGGCCCGGTGAGCAGCACATTGACCCCGGCGGCGGTAAAGCCGGCCTGCAGAGCCGCTTCCAGCATATAGCCGGAAATGCGGGTGTCCTTGCCGATCAGGACCGTCGGATGCTGGTCGCGATCATGATTGACCAGCACGCGGCCGGCGGCATAACCGAGCTTGAGGACAAACTCGGGAGTAATCGGAAACTGGCCGACTTCGCCACGCACCCCATCGGTGCCAAAGTATTTGCGAGACATCGTATTCATCCTGCTCAAGGTTATTCTTGCTGCAACGCGGCCAGCACTTGCAGTGCCTGGCGTGTTGCCTTGACATCATGTACCCGGATCACCGCGGCACCGCGGCGTGCCGATTCCATCGCGACGGCCACGCTGGCCCCGAGACGCTCGCTGGCCACGCGCTCTCCGGTGATGGCACCCAGCATCGACTTGCGCGACAGGCCGACCAGCAGGGGCACACCGGCGCGCGCCTGCAGCTGCGGCAAGGCGCGCAACAGCGCCAGGTTGTGCGCCAGGGTCTTGCCGAAGCCGAAGCCCGGGTCCACCAGCAGACGCTCGCGGGCGATGCCGGCATCCAGGCACAGCGCCACGCGCCGTTGCAGATAGCTGCCGACCTCGTCCACCACATCCTGATAGTGCGGATCGTGCTGCATGGTGTCCGGATTGCCCTGCTTGTGCATCAGGCAGATCCCGGCCTCGCAGTCGGCCATCAGCGCCACGGCGCCCTCGTCTTCCAGCGCCGATACGTCATTGATGAGATCGATGCCGATGGTCAGCGCCTCGCGCATCACCTCGCTGCGCCGGGTATCCAGCGACAGGGGCACACCGCACCCCTGCAGCCGTGCCAGAACCGGCAATACCCGGTCCATCTCCTGCTGCGGGCTGACAAAGGGCGCATTGGGACGTGTCGATTCGCCACCGATATCCAGCAGGTCGGCGCCCTCGGCCAACAGCCGTTCGGCCTGCGCCAGTGCCGCATCGGGCGCGTCGAACCGGCCACCGTCGGAAAACGAATCAGGCGTGACATTGAGAATGCCCATCACCAGGGGACGGGACAGATCAAGCTGGAAACGGCCGCATTGCATCATGGCAGTCAAAATGGAAAGACTGGCGGGGAACCCCCGCCAGTCTGCATGAGAAGATCAGGAAGCCACCGGCGCCAGATCGGCCGGCGGAGGATTGTCGTTCTTGCCCAGTGCCGCCATGCCCTGCGGCGCGGTCGGCACTTCGCCTGCCATGATCTGGTTGATCTGGCCGGCATCGATGGTTTCCCATTCGAGCAGCGCAGCGGTCATGGCTTCCACCTTGTCGCGGTTTTCCTCCAGCAGGCGACGGGCCAGGCTGTACTGCTCGTCGATCACGCGGCGGATCTCCTGGTCAACCAGCTGCATGGTGGCTTCAGACAGATTCTTGTGGGTGGTGATCGAGCGGCCGAGGAAGACCTCGCCCTCGTTCTCGCCATACACCATCGGACCGAGGCGATCGGACATACCGTAACGGGTGACCATGTCGCGTGCCATCTGGGTGGCGCGCTCGAAGTCGTTGGAAGCGCCGGTGGTCATCTGGTTCATGAACAGCTCTTCGGCAATGCGGCCACCAAACAGGATGGCAATCCGATTGAGCAGATATTCACGATCGTAGGCGTAACGGTCTTCTTCCGGCAGCTGCATGGTCACGCCCAGGGCACGGCCACGCGGGATGATGGTGACTTTGTGGACCGGATCAGTCTTGGGCAGCAGCTTGGCGACGACCGCATGACCGGACTCGTGATAGGCGGTATTGCGCTTCTCGTCCTCGTTCATGACCATCGACTTGCGCTCGGCGCCCATCATGATCTTGTCCTTGGCTGCCTCGAAGTCTTCCATGTCGACCAGACGCTTGTTGCGGCGTGCGGCGAACAGGGCGGCTTCATTCACCAGATTGGCCAGATCGGCACCGGAGAAACCCGGGGTACCGCGGGCAATGATGGTGGCTTCGACGTCGGCGGCAATCGGTACCTTGCGCATGTGCACCGACAGAATTTGCTCGCGACCGCGGATATCCGGCAGCGGAACCACGACCTGGCGGTCAAAGCGGCCGGGACGCTGCAGCGCCGGGTCCAGCACGTCCGGACGGTTGGTGGCGGCAATCACGATGACGGTCGTGTTGGTATCGAAACCGTCCATCTCCACCAGCAACTGGTTCAGTGTCTGTTCGCGCTCGTCGTTGCCACCGCCGAGACCGGCGCCACGCTGACGACCGACAGCGTCGATTTCATCAATGAAGATGATGCAGGGCGAGCTCTTCTTCGCCTGTTCGAACATGTCGCGCACACGGGCGGCACCGACACCGACGAACATTTCCACGAAATCGGAACCGGAGATGCTGAAGAACGGGACCTTGGCCTCACCGGCAATCGCCTTGGCCAGCAAGGTTTTACCGGTACCCGGGCTACCGCACAGCAGGATGCCGCGCGGGATGCGGCCACCCAGGCTCTGGTAACGACTCGGGTCGCGCAGGTAATCGACGATTTCCTTGACCTCTTCCTTGGCCTCGTCGCAACCGGCGACATCGGCGAAGGTGACGGTATTGCTGTCCTGGTCCAGCATGCGTGCCTTGCTCTTGCCGAACGAGAAGGCACCGCCCTTGCCACCACCCTGCATCTGGCGCATGAAGAAGACCCAGACGCCGATCAGCAGCAGCATCGGGAACCAGCTGATGAAGATGTTCATCAGCATGCTCGGTTCTTCTTCCGGCTTGGCGGCAAAGCGAACGTTGTTCTTGATCAGGTCATCCACCAGCTGCGGGTCGTAGGGCGCGTAGGTGGTGAAGGTCGAACCGTCGGCACGCTTGCCCTTGAGCCACTGGCCGCGCAGGGGATTGCCCTCGATGGTCAGGTTGGTGACCTTGCCGGATTCGACGTCGCTAATGAACTGGGAATAAACAACCAGGTCCTGTGTTTCCTGCTTTTTGTTGAGCTGATTGAATACCGTCATCAGCACAACACCAATAATGATCCAGATGGCGATATTTTTGCCGATATTGTTCACTCGCGCGGACTCCTCTGTGCCCTACTTGCTGGTTTCCGATTGATTCGGATTGTAACCCCCGGCGCGCTTAATGTCAGCGTCGTCACATGCGACCAAGCGCAATGACAGTATCCACCGGGCTTTCATCGCCACAGGCACGTGCGAAAACTTCACGCGGCATGCCGGATTGTCGTTCCGTTGTCAGATATTGGGCTGAGTAGGCAAATTGCAAGCTCAGCGCCGGCCACGACCCAGCAGATAGACCTCGCTGGAGCGATCGCGCGAGGCCTTGGGCTTGCGTGTCAGCACTTCGCCGAACAGTTCGCGCATGGCTTTCATATAGGCCTGGAACTCGCTGCCCTGGAAAACCTTGACCAGGAAATGCCCGCCCGGCTTGAGGTGATCGCGGGCGAAGTCCAGAGCCAGCTCGGTCAGGAGGAAGCTGCGCGCCTGATCAATACTGCTCATGCCGGAGATATTCGGCGCCATGTCGGAGATCACCAGATCCAGTGCCCGGCCGTCGAGCAGCTCGATGAACTGCTCCAGCACTTCTTCCTCGCGGAAGTCTCCCTGAATGAAGTTCACCCCCGGCACCGGATCCATCGGCAGGATATCCAGGGCGAACACCCGCCCCTGATCGCCGACGATACGCGCCGCCACCTGCGACCAGCTGCCCGGGGCACTGCCCAGATCAGCCAGCACGGTACCCGGGCGAATCAGTTTGTCTTTCTCGTTGATTTCCAGCAGCTTGTACGCCGCACGGGCGCGATAGCCGTCTTTCTGTGCCATGTGCACATAAGGATCGTTCACATGTTCCTGCAGCCAGGCATTGCTGGATTTGCTTCGTTTCATACTGGATGGCTCGTTGTTTCTGGCAAGTGATTGGGATTATGACTAAATTCTAGTAAAATCCGCTTTTAGTCAGGAATTTACCCATACATGAAAATTGAACTTGCTACCTTTGAGCGCCAGTACCTCAAGGGTCTGGCTCATGGTGTCGATCCGGTGGTGATGATCGGCAACCAGGGTCTGTCCGAGTCGGTGATGCGTGAAATCGCCATCAGCCTGGACGCTCACGAACTGATCAAGATCCGCGTGCAGGGCGATGACCGCGACGCGCGCATCGCCATGTTCGAGCAGATCTGTGATCAGCTCGACGCCGCACCGGTACAGCATATCGGCAAGCTGCTGGTCATCTGGCGACCGTCCGACAAGCAGCGCATCGTGCTGCCAAAAAGCAAGAAGGCGCTGAAAGCAGCGCCTTGATCCGCAACGGGCCAGTCGGCCCGTTTTTCATTTCCCGCTGTCGACCTTGATCACGTACACCAGCCCCATCAGGCTCTGCACCAGATAAATCAGGCTGGAGATCGCGTGCCAGGTGCCAAAACCGCCGCCAAACAGGCCTTCTGCCGCCTGGTTCATGTGCTGCTTCAGATTGCTGATGATTGGCGAGACGGCGAACTGGTTGATCACCGTGCACACCAGCATGCCGAACACCAGCCAGAAGGCGGCGGTTTTCAGCCCGCGCACGCCCTCTTTCCAGATGACGTGAACCAGCAGAAAGGTCCCGCACACCAGCCCCACCCAGGCAATAGACTGGAACAGCCGTCCGGCCACCATGCCGGCCGACATGCGATCGAGCAGGGCAAACAGCACCGGCGTCACCAGAATGCCGATGGCCCACATACCGCCGATCCAGAAGGTTTTGGCAACCGCCTTCAAGCCGTCCATGGCATCCCCCGCGTCAGATGTATTGCACTTCCAGCACTTCGTATTCGCGCACACCGCCCGGCGCCATGACTTCAGCCACGTCGCCTTCTTCCTTGCCGATCAGTGCACGGGCGATCGGCGAATTGACCGATACCTTGCCCAGCTTGATGTCGGCCTCATCGTCGCCGACGATCTGGTAGGTGACTTTGTCTTCGGTTTCCAGATCCATCAGCGAGACAGTGGTGCCAAAGACGATGCGTCCTTCGGCATCCAGCGTGGCCGGATCGATGATCTGGGCGTTGGACAACTTGCTCTCCAGATCGGCGATACGCCCTTCGACGAAGGCCTGGCGTTCCTTGGCGGCATCGTATTCGGCATTTTCCGACAAGTCGCCGTGCGAACGCGCTTCGGCGATGGCCTCGATCACGGCGGGACGCTCAACGCTCTTCAGGCGTTGCAGTTCTTCTTTGAGCATTTCTGCGCCACGCACGGTCAACGGGACTTTACTCATTCTTTCTCTCCAGCGGCGGAATGCCCGCCATCATCAAAAACACAAGCCGCCGTACGGGACGGCGGCTTGGCTGCTGCTAACTTTAATGCTGATTGTAACGGCAAATTGTCCGGCATTCAAAGCCCGACGCTTGCATCACCCTGTCAATCAGCGGATTTGATCTCCCAGCAAGGCATGGAGTTCCTGCACGCTGTACACGTCGAAGTCAGCCGCATGCGCCAGACCCAGGCAGACCGCCTTGGCGCCGGCCAGCGTGGTGTGCAGCGGGATGCGCGCCTGCAGGGCAGAGCGACGGATCGAGCGGCTGTCCTGCAGCGCCTGACGCTTCTCGGTCACCGTATTCACCACCAGGGCAATCTCGCCGTTCTTGATCATGTCGACCACGTGCGGACGGCCCTCAGTGACCTTGTTGACGCGCTGAACCACGATGCCGGCATCGAGCAGACTGCGGGCGGTACCTCGTGTGGCGCAAACGCCAAAACCCAGCCGCTGCAGCTCGCGGGCGATTTCAATGACACCGTTCTTGTCAGTGTCGCGTACCGACAACAACACCTTGCCCGACTTGGGCAGCACGTCGCCGGCAGCCAGCTGGCTCTTGACGAAGGCCTCGGCAAAACTCTTGCCCACCCCCATCACTTCGCCGGTCGACTTCATCTCCGGCCCGAGCACCGTATCGACCCCCGGGAACTTGATGAAGGGGAACACCGCTTCCTTGACCGAATAGTAGGCCGGCACCACCTCGCGCTCGACGCGCTGCTCGGCCAGCGAGATACCCGCCATGGCGCGTGCCGCCACCCGGGCCAGCGGCACCCCGGTGGCCTTGGAGACAAACGGCACCGTCCGGCTGGCCCGCGGATTGACTTCCAGCACGTAGATCTCGTCGCGCTGGATGGCGAACTGCACATTCATCAGGCCAACAACGTTCAGGGCGCGGGCCATGGCGATGGTCTGGCGGCGAATTTCATCGCGCAGGGACGGGAACAGGCTGAACGGCGGCAGCGAGCAGGCCGAATCGCCGGAGTGCACCCCGGCCTGTTCGACGTGCTCCATGATGCCGCCGATCACCACCTGCTTGCCGTCGGCCACGCAGTCGACATCCACTTCGATGGCGTCATTGAGGAAGCTGTCGAGCAGCACCGGACTGTCGTTGGACACCTTGACCGCCTCGCGCATGTAGCGCTCCAGATCGGCCTCGGCGTGGACAATCTCCATCGCCCGCCCCCCCAGCACATAGGACGGACGCACCACCAGCGGATAGCCGATCTCGGCCGCCAGGCGCAAGGCCTCTTCCGGGCTCCTGGCGGTGCGGTTTTCCGGCTGTTTGAGTCCGAGCGACTGCAGCATCTTCTGAAAACGCTCGCGGTCTTCGGCGGCATCGATCATGTCCGGCGAGGTGCCGATGATCGGGACGCCATAGCTTTCCAGCGCACGCGCCAGCTTGAGCGGCGTCTGCCCGCCATACTGCACGATCACGCCGAACGGCTGCTCGACATGCACGATCTCCAGCACGTCTTCCAGCGTCAGCGGCTCGAAGTACAGACGGTCCGAGGTGTCGTAGTCGGTGGAAACGGTTTCCGGGTTGCAGTTGACCATGATGGTCTCGAAACCGGACTCGCGCAGACTCAGGGCCGCATGCACGCAGCAGTAGTCGAATTCGATGCCCTGGCCGATGCGGTTCGGCCCGCCGCCCAGCACCATGATTTTCTTGCGCGCCGAAGGCGCGGCCTCGCACTCCTCCTCGTAGGTGGAGTACAGATAGGCCGTCGAGGTCGCGAACTCGGCCGCGCAGGTGTCAACACGCTTGTAGACCGGACGCACCTTCAGCGCCCAGCGCCGTGCACGTACTTCGGCAGCCGGGACGCCCAGCAGGGTGGCCAGCCGGGCATCGGAGAACCCCTTGCGCTTGAGACGGAACAGCGCGTCATGGTCCAGCGCCGCCAGCGACTGGCCGCCGAGCGCCTGCTCTTCGTGGATCAGGTCCTCGATCTGCGCCAGGAACCAGGGGTCGATGTGCGACTCTTCGAACACTTCGTCCAGACTCATGCCGACGCGGAAGGCATCGGCCACGTACAGGATCCGCTCCGGGCCGGGCGCACCCAGTTCGTGGCGGATTTCCTCCGGGTCGGTCGAGCGCGGATCAAAACCGCTCAGACCGGTCTCCAGTCCGCGCAGGGCCTTCTGCATCGACTCCTGCAGGCTGCGGCCGATGGCCATGACTTCGCCCACCGATTTCATCTGGGTGGTGAGACGGTCGTCGGCCAGCGGGAATTTCTCGAAGGCAAAGCGCGGGATCTTGGTGACCACGTAGTCGATGGACGGCTCGAACGACGCCGGGGTAGCGCCGCCGGTAATGTCGTTCTTCAGCTCGTCCAGGGTGTAGCCAACGGCCAGCTTGGCCGCCACCTTGGCAATCGGGAAGCCGGTCGCCTTGGAAGCCAGCGCCGAGGAGCGCGAGACCCGCGGGTTCATCTCGATGACGATCATGCGGCCGTCTTCGGGGTTGATGGCGAACTGCACGTTGGAGCCGCCGGTATCGACGCCGATCTCGCGCAGTACCGCGATCGAGGCATTGCGCATCAGCTGGTATTCCTTGTCGGTCAGCGTCTGCGCCGGCGCCACGGTGACCGAGTCACCGGTATGCACCCCCATCGGGTCGAAGTTCTCGATCGAGCAGATGATGATGCAGTTGTCCTTGCAATCGCGCACCACCTCCATCTCGTACTCTTTCCAGCCCAGTACCGACTGCTCGATCAGCAGCTCGTGGGTGGGCGAGGCCTCAAAACCACGCTCGCAGATGGCGGCAAACTCCTCGCGGTTGTAGGCAATGCCGCCGCCGGAACCGCCCATGGTGAAGCTGGGACGGATCAGGGTCGGGAAGCCGACCTGGCTCTGGGCGGCCAGGGCCTCCTCCATGCTTTGCGCCACAAAGGACAGCGGGCAGGACAGGCCGATCTTTTCCATGGCCTCCTTGAAGCGGCCACGGTCTTCTGCCTTGTCGATGGCCTCTTCGGAGGCGCCGATCAGTTCGACGCCATAGCGCTCGAGCACGCCATGTCGCGCCAGGTCGAGCGCGCAGTTCAGGGCGGTCTGACCGCCCATGGTCGGCAGCAGGGCATCGGGCCGTTCCTTGGCGATGATCTTTTCCAGCACCTGCCAGTTGATCGGCTCGATATAGGTCACGTCGGCCATTTCCGGGTCGGTCATGATGGTGGCCGGATTGGAGTTGACCAGGACGATCTTGTAGCCCTCTTCGCGCAGGGCCTTGCAGGCTTGTGCGCCGGAATAGTCGAATTCGCACGCCTGGCCGATCACGATCGGGCCGGCGCCGATAATCAGGATGCTCTTGATGTCAGTACGTTTTGGCATATTGCACGCTCATCATGGATGTCTTTGTTTTTGCTAGCCCAGGCTCGCCATGGCGAGCTTGGCGCCGAAGCCGAGGAACATGGCCCCGACCCCGCCCTTGAGCACCGACGACAGCCCCTGACGTCGTCGGAAGGCATGCGCCAGTCGCGTACCGGCAAAGATCAGCGTCGACAGATAGAGCGCGCTGAAACATTGCAGGATGGCGCCGAGCGCCAGGAAGGTCAGGGCCGGATGCGGGTAGGCCGGATCGACGAATTGCACGAAGAACGACACGAAGAACAGGATGGCCTTGGGATTCATCAGGCTGATACCGAGCGAACGGCTGAACGGTCGCGACAGGGCGATGGCCGGCACACTGGCCTCCGGCACGTCCTGGCCGCGCAGCCGCCAGGAGCGCACGCTGCCGCGCAGCATGGCGATACCCAGCCAGGCCAGATATGCCCCGCCGGCATACTTGATGCCGGCAAACAGCAGCGGATTGGTCTTGAGCAGCGAGGCCGCCCCGGTGGCCGCCAGCGTCATCAGCACCGAGTCCCCGACGAAAATGCCACAGGCGCCGCGAAAGCCCTGGCCGATACCGCGCTGTGCCGCCACGGACAGCACATACAGCGAATTCGGTCCGGGCAACAGCACAATCACGATCACACCAAGCACGTAGGTAGTCAGGTCGGTAATCCCCAGCATCCGGTTCTCCTTAGTCGTTGGCTCAGGCGCGGGTACGGGCACGTTGCTGGTCGATGGCCACAGTGAAGCGATCGAACAGATAGGCCACATCCTGAGGTCCCGGACTGGCTTCCGGGTGACCTTGAAAACCGAAGGCCAGACGGTCGGTCAGGCTGATGCCCTGCACCGTGCCGTCGAACAGGCTGCGGTGCGTCACGCGCACATTGGCCGGCAACGAGGTTTCATCGACATGAAAACCATGGTTCTGGCTGGTGATCATCACCCGCCCGCTGTCGAGATCCTGCACCGGGTGATTGGCGCCATGATGGCCGAACTTCATCTTGCCGGTTCGGGCGCCGCTTGCCAACGCCAGCAACTGGTGGCCAAGGCAGATACCGAACAGCGGCATGCGCAGATCCAGTAACTGGCGGATAGCACGAATGGCGTAGTCACAAGGCTCCGGATCCCCGGGGCCATTGGACAGGAAGACCCCGTCAGGTTGCAGCGCCAGCACTTCGTCGGCCGGCGTGGTAGCCGGCACCACGGTCAGGCGGCAGCCGCGTTCGGCCAGCATGCGCAGAATGTTGTGCTTGACGCCAAAGTCGTAGGCCACCACATGGCGCGCCACATCGCGGCGCGGCACGAAGCCCTGGCCGAGACGCCATTCGCCCTCCTGCCATTCATAAGGGGAGGTGCAGCTGACTTCGCGCGCCAGATCCTGGCCGGCCATCGAACCGAAGGCCTGTGCCAGTGCCACGGCGCGCGCAGGGTCGATGTCCCCGGCCATGATGGTGCCGGCCTGGGCCCCGCCTTCGCGCAGGATACGCGTCAATCGTCGGGTGTCGATGCCGCCAATCGCCACCACCTTGTGTTCGCGCAGGTAGTCGGACAGCGATTGTCCGGCCCGGAAGTTGCTGTGTCGCAGCGGGACATCGCGCACGATGAGCCCAGATGCAAAAACGGCGCGAGATTCGTTGTCTTCCGAATTCGCGCCGACGTTTCCGATATGGGGATACGTCAAGGTGACGAGTTGCTTGCAGTATGAGGGATCGCTGAGGATTTCCTGATACCCCGTGATGGCAGTATTGAATACCACCTCACCGACCGACAGGCCGGTGGCGCCGATGGCGTGCCCCGTGAAAAGGCTGCCGTCGGCCAGTGCGAGAATAGCGGCTGTTGCTGACACGGCTGGCTCCTGGTGAGTCTTTTTATGATTGTCTGACGTGAATAACGGGACTGGCGCCACGCGCTCGTCCCGTTTTGCCAAACCTTCTCATCATATGATCATCAGCCTTTTCTGGCAACAGAAACTTATATTTTTGCGACATGAACGTAAACAAAGACGACGTGAAGATAAGTACTGACCACCTGACAGATCGCGCTCAGGGCCGGGCACCGCTGAATACCGCATCAACCTCGACCAGCCCAGACCCCAC from Paludibacterium sp. B53371 includes:
- the glmM gene encoding phosphoglucosamine mutase yields the protein MSRKYFGTDGVRGEVGQFPITPEFVLKLGYAAGRVLVNHDRDQHPTVLIGKDTRISGYMLEAALQAGFTAAGVNVLLTGPLPTPGIAYLTRALRLSAGVMISASHNPFHDNGIKFFAEGGIKLDDRIELEIEAMLDEPLETKPSTGLGRARRIEGAAERYIEFCKSSFPNDRDLRGLKLVVDCAHGATYHIAPKVFHELGAEVIVIGGEPNGYNINDKVGATHTKTLQAAVLQHEADFGIALDGDGDRLMMVDRTGRVYDGDQLIYVIAKARAARGELKGGIAGTVMTNLGMELALKKQGVEFGRAKVGDRYVLEMLHANGWQVGGEASGHILCLDKHSTGDGIISALQVLNSLRELSADLAGICADWQPFPQTLINVRLKGQDWKQAAQETLAQAETALAGHGRVVLRPSGTEPVVRVMVEADAAELADKWARAIAAAIEAAAA
- the folP gene encoding dihydropteroate synthase, whose amino-acid sequence is MMQCGRFQLDLSRPLVMGILNVTPDSFSDGGRFDAPDAALAQAERLLAEGADLLDIGGESTRPNAPFVSPQQEMDRVLPVLARLQGCGVPLSLDTRRSEVMREALTIGIDLINDVSALEDEGAVALMADCEAGICLMHKQGNPDTMQHDPHYQDVVDEVGSYLQRRVALCLDAGIARERLLVDPGFGFGKTLAHNLALLRALPQLQARAGVPLLVGLSRKSMLGAITGERVASERLGASVAVAMESARRGAAVIRVHDVKATRQALQVLAALQQE
- the ftsH gene encoding ATP-dependent zinc metalloprotease FtsH codes for the protein MNNIGKNIAIWIIIGVVLMTVFNQLNKKQETQDLVVYSQFISDVESGKVTNLTIEGNPLRGQWLKGKRADGSTFTTYAPYDPQLVDDLIKNNVRFAAKPEEEPSMLMNIFISWFPMLLLIGVWVFFMRQMQGGGKGGAFSFGKSKARMLDQDSNTVTFADVAGCDEAKEEVKEIVDYLRDPSRYQSLGGRIPRGILLCGSPGTGKTLLAKAIAGEAKVPFFSISGSDFVEMFVGVGAARVRDMFEQAKKSSPCIIFIDEIDAVGRQRGAGLGGGNDEREQTLNQLLVEMDGFDTNTTVIVIAATNRPDVLDPALQRPGRFDRQVVVPLPDIRGREQILSVHMRKVPIAADVEATIIARGTPGFSGADLANLVNEAALFAARRNKRLVDMEDFEAAKDKIMMGAERKSMVMNEDEKRNTAYHESGHAVVAKLLPKTDPVHKVTIIPRGRALGVTMQLPEEDRYAYDREYLLNRIAILFGGRIAEELFMNQMTTGASNDFERATQMARDMVTRYGMSDRLGPMVYGENEGEVFLGRSITTHKNLSEATMQLVDQEIRRVIDEQYSLARRLLEENRDKVEAMTAALLEWETIDAGQINQIMAGEVPTAPQGMAALGKNDNPPPADLAPVAS
- the rlmE gene encoding 23S rRNA (uridine(2552)-2'-O)-methyltransferase RlmE: MKRSKSSNAWLQEHVNDPYVHMAQKDGYRARAAYKLLEINEKDKLIRPGTVLADLGSAPGSWSQVAARIVGDQGRVFALDILPMDPVPGVNFIQGDFREEEVLEQFIELLDGRALDLVISDMAPNISGMSSIDQARSFLLTELALDFARDHLKPGGHFLVKVFQGSEFQAYMKAMRELFGEVLTRKPKASRDRSSEVYLLGRGRR
- a CDS encoding YhbY family RNA-binding protein encodes the protein MKIELATFERQYLKGLAHGVDPVVMIGNQGLSESVMREIAISLDAHELIKIRVQGDDRDARIAMFEQICDQLDAAPVQHIGKLLVIWRPSDKQRIVLPKSKKALKAAP
- a CDS encoding DUF4149 domain-containing protein, which codes for MDGLKAVAKTFWIGGMWAIGILVTPVLFALLDRMSAGMVAGRLFQSIAWVGLVCGTFLLVHVIWKEGVRGLKTAAFWLVFGMLVCTVINQFAVSPIISNLKQHMNQAAEGLFGGGFGTWHAISSLIYLVQSLMGLVYVIKVDSGK
- the greA gene encoding transcription elongation factor GreA, whose protein sequence is MSKVPLTVRGAEMLKEELQRLKSVERPAVIEAIAEARSHGDLSENAEYDAAKERQAFVEGRIADLESKLSNAQIIDPATLDAEGRIVFGTTVSLMDLETEDKVTYQIVGDDEADIKLGKVSVNSPIARALIGKEEGDVAEVMAPGGVREYEVLEVQYI
- the carB gene encoding carbamoyl-phosphate synthase large subunit, which encodes MPKRTDIKSILIIGAGPIVIGQACEFDYSGAQACKALREEGYKIVLVNSNPATIMTDPEMADVTYIEPINWQVLEKIIAKERPDALLPTMGGQTALNCALDLARHGVLERYGVELIGASEEAIDKAEDRGRFKEAMEKIGLSCPLSFVAQSMEEALAAQSQVGFPTLIRPSFTMGGSGGGIAYNREEFAAICERGFEASPTHELLIEQSVLGWKEYEMEVVRDCKDNCIIICSIENFDPMGVHTGDSVTVAPAQTLTDKEYQLMRNASIAVLREIGVDTGGSNVQFAINPEDGRMIVIEMNPRVSRSSALASKATGFPIAKVAAKLAVGYTLDELKNDITGGATPASFEPSIDYVVTKIPRFAFEKFPLADDRLTTQMKSVGEVMAIGRSLQESMQKALRGLETGLSGFDPRSTDPEEIRHELGAPGPERILYVADAFRVGMSLDEVFEESHIDPWFLAQIEDLIHEEQALGGQSLAALDHDALFRLKRKGFSDARLATLLGVPAAEVRARRWALKVRPVYKRVDTCAAEFATSTAYLYSTYEEECEAAPSARKKIMVLGGGPNRIGQGIEFDYCCVHAALSLRESGFETIMVNCNPETVSTDYDTSDRLYFEPLTLEDVLEIVHVEQPFGVIVQYGGQTPLKLARALESYGVPIIGTSPDMIDAAEDRERFQKMLQSLGLKQPENRTARSPEEALRLAAEIGYPLVVRPSYVLGGRAMEIVHAEADLERYMREAVKVSNDSPVLLDSFLNDAIEVDVDCVADGKQVVIGGIMEHVEQAGVHSGDSACSLPPFSLFPSLRDEIRRQTIAMARALNVVGLMNVQFAIQRDEIYVLEVNPRASRTVPFVSKATGVPLARVAARAMAGISLAEQRVEREVVPAYYSVKEAVFPFIKFPGVDTVLGPEMKSTGEVMGVGKSFAEAFVKSQLAAGDVLPKSGKVLLSVRDTDKNGVIEIARELQRLGFGVCATRGTARSLLDAGIVVQRVNKVTEGRPHVVDMIKNGEIALVVNTVTEKRQALQDSRSIRRSALQARIPLHTTLAGAKAVCLGLAHAADFDVYSVQELHALLGDQIR
- the leuE gene encoding leucine efflux protein LeuE → MLGITDLTTYVLGVIVIVLLPGPNSLYVLSVAAQRGIGQGFRGACGIFVGDSVLMTLAATGAASLLKTNPLLFAGIKYAGGAYLAWLGIAMLRGSVRSWRLRGQDVPEASVPAIALSRPFSRSLGISLMNPKAILFFVSFFVQFVDPAYPHPALTFLALGAILQCFSALYLSTLIFAGTRLAHAFRRRQGLSSVLKGGVGAMFLGFGAKLAMASLG